From the genome of Streptomyces spinoverrucosus:
GATCCCGAACCGCAGCCGGTGATAGTCCGGCCCCATCGCCTTCGTCATCGACTTCAGCCCGTTGTGCCCGTTGTCCCCACCACCGAGCTTCAGCCGCAGCGTGCCATAGCCGATGTCGAGCTCGTCATGGATGGCGACGACATGAGCGAGGGGCACCTTGTAGAAGTCGCGCAACGCGTTCACCGGGCCACCGGAGAGGTTCATGTACGACATCGGCTTCGCCAGGATCACCCGGCGGTTCGCCGGCCCCGGCGGACCCATCCGGCCCTCGACGACCTGCGCCTGCGCCTTGCCCGCCCGCTTGAACCTGCCCCCGATCCGCTCCGCCAGCAGATCGGCCACCATGAACCCCACGTTGTGCCGGTGCATCGCGTACTCGGGCCCCGGATTCCCCAGCCCCACGATCAGCCAGGGGGCACCCGCGTCGGTCGTCACGTCGTCCATGTCTCCTTGATACGCGCCAGCCGCTGCCCCCGGAGGGAACAGCGGCTGACGAAACGAAAAAGCTGAGGATCAGGCCTCGGCAGAAGCCTCTTCGCCCTCGCCCTCGGCCGCCTCGCCCTCCGCGGCCTCCTCGGCCTGCGCGGCCAGGACCTGAAGGACCACCGCGTCCTCCTCGACGGCCAGCGTCACGCCGTTCGGAAGCTTGACGTCCTTGGCGTGGACCGAGGCACCGGCCTCCAGACCCTCCACCGACACCGTGAAGCTCTCCGGGATGTGGGTGGCCTCGGCCTCGACCGGCAGCGCGTTCAGCACGTGCTCCAGCAGGTTGCCACCCGGCGCCAGCTCGCCCTCGGCGACAACCGGAACCTCGACGGTGACCTTCTCGCCCCGCTTCACCAGCAGCAGGTCGACGTGCTCCAGGAAGCCCTTCAGCGGGTCACGCTGCACGGACTTCGGGATCGCCAGCTCGTTCGTCTTGCCGTCGATGTCCAGCGAGATCAGAACGTTCGGCGTACGCAGCGCC
Proteins encoded in this window:
- a CDS encoding 50S ribosomal protein L25/general stress protein Ctc encodes the protein MSEVKLSVETRKEFGKGAARRIRRDNKVPGVLYGHGSEPLHLTFPGHDLLLALRTPNVLISLDIDGKTNELAIPKSVQRDPLKGFLEHVDLLLVKRGEKVTVEVPVVAEGELAPGGNLLEHVLNALPVEAEATHIPESFTVSVEGLEAGASVHAKDVKLPNGVTLAVEEDAVVLQVLAAQAEEAAEGEAAEGEGEEASAEA
- the pth gene encoding aminoacyl-tRNA hydrolase, whose product is MDDVTTDAGAPWLIVGLGNPGPEYAMHRHNVGFMVADLLAERIGGRFKRAGKAQAQVVEGRMGPPGPANRRVILAKPMSYMNLSGGPVNALRDFYKVPLAHVVAIHDELDIGYGTLRLKLGGGDNGHNGLKSMTKAMGPDYHRLRFGIGRPPGRMQVADFVLKDFSSAERKELDYFVDRAADAVECLVSEGLERAQSAYNS